Proteins from a single region of Lates calcarifer isolate ASB-BC8 linkage group LG19, TLL_Latcal_v3, whole genome shotgun sequence:
- the LOC108875068 gene encoding uncharacterized protein LOC108875068 → MGSGPSRGKKVAPACVSEVNVTKPAAGVTSPKQDSRPFKPLKIHAILRNARNRAQPDCHSEGHDSDFSGEDDDIDGELDTVLADYEERERVSVKKTPPKRTFMKSKTYGLCHFSREDTEDEFSSAPRLRASGRAEEPRGSHGGSRGVNKTSNDAFTHFKNHTTPCPSQHNGVSTRGALQEAVPTSEKQSTFGSCHSSSLTMPVILYDGSEEELMDTIEREFS, encoded by the exons ATGGGCAGCGGTCCGAGCCGAGGGAAGAAAGTTGCACCTGCGTGTGTCAGCGAGGTGAACGTGACAAAACCAGCTGCCGGTGTCACTTCGCCCAAACAGGACAGCCGTCCGTTCAAGCCTCTCAAAATCCATGCAATTTTGCGCAACGCGCGCAACCGTGCGCAACCGGACTGCCACAGCGAGGGGCACGACTCTGACTTCTCCGGGGAGGACGACGATATTGATGGAGAACTGGACACGGTTCTTGCAGATTATGAGGAGCGAGAGAGGGTTTCTGTGAAGAAAACACCTCCCAAGAGGACTTTTATGAAATCTAAAACTTACGGACTGTGTCACTTCAGCCGGGAGGACACAGAGGACGAGTTCAGCTCAGCTCCCCGGCTGAGAGCGTCGGGAAGAGCCGAGGAGCCACGTGGCTCACACGGTGGATCCAGAGGTGTAAACAAGACGAGCAACGATGCTttcacacactttaaaaacCACACAACTCCGTGCCCCAGTCAGCACAAT GGTGTTTCCACAAGAGGGGCTTTGCAGGAAGCTGTTCCCACATCAGAGAAACAATC GACTTTTGGCAGCTGCCATAGCTCCTCTCTCACCATGCCAGTCATCCTGTACGATGGATCAGAAGAGGAGCTGATGGACACTATTGAGAGGGAGTTTAGTTGA